The following coding sequences are from one Apus apus isolate bApuApu2 chromosome 28, bApuApu2.pri.cur, whole genome shotgun sequence window:
- the ZBTB39 gene encoding zinc finger and BTB domain-containing protein 39 — MGMRIKLHSTNHPNNLLKELNKCRLSETMCDVTILVGSRSFAAHKAVLACAAGYFQNLFLNTGLDTARTYVVDFITPANFEKILSFVYTSELFTDLINVGVIYEVAERLGMEDLLQACHSTFPDLENSAITKQPSLATSKGRSGPLSSTSSEQSHSLGEVRSGGEHFGPERNYLLHGEVSGTYKEDDRNAVNEASQALPLVHPQQPPKAEQELDQGQFAPATGMATQPSLGGVNIVVQTSTSSCQQYKVQSNGDYGKAGFFTPDPSLDVSTGSNSCPSNSDHSKEQGFGQMDELQLEDLGEDELHFEDASEELGPSEEVIELSDDSEEELAFENDSRDSKAMPCQVCKKVLEPNIQLIRQHARDHVDLLTGNCKVCETHFQDRNSRVTHVLSHIGIFLFSCDMCETKFFTQWQLTLHRREGVFDNNIIVHPSDPLPGKVTVLGGGPGSELACAACGKPLAKDFHTIRSHILDHVNLKSQMCSVCDQRHLSICSLMWHTLSHLGISVFSCSVCANSFVDRHLLEKHLAVHQNVEEALFRCHFCGQSFKLEAAYRYHVSQHKCGGSLDIRPSFGDRLHPQGLPKRKVPEEFLSEDLGLQTQPGNSKYSCKVCGKRFAHTSEFNYHRRIHTGEKPYQCKVCHKFFRGRSTIKCHLRTHSGALMYRCTVCGHYSSTLNLMSKHIGVHKGSLPPDFTIEQTFMYIIHSKDAEKNTDS; from the coding sequence TCTGAACACAGGGCTGGACACTGCCAGGACCTACGTCGTGGATTTCATCACACCAGCCAACTTTGAGAAGATCCTCAGCTTCGTGTACACCTCGGAGCTCTTCACAGACCTCATCAATGTGGGTGTCATCTATGAGGTGGCAGAGCGGCTGGGGATGGAAGACCTGCTGCAGGCCTGTCACTCCACCTTCCCCGACCTGGAGAACTCAGCCATCACCAAGCAGCCCTCCCTGGCCACCAGCAAAGGCCGGTCAGGTCCTCTGAGCAGCACCTCCTCAGAGCAGAGCCATTCTTTGGGTGAGGTCCGGAGTGGTGGGGAGCACTTTGGCCCCGAACGGAATTACCTCCTGCACGGGGAGGTGTCAGGCACCTACAAAGAGGACGACAGGAATGCGGTGAATGAAGCCAGCCAGGCTCTTCCCCTGGTGCACCCACAGCAGCCTcccaaggcagagcaggagctggatcAAGGGCAGTTTGCTCCTGCCACGGGCATGgccacccagcccagcctgggtgGTGTGAACATCGTGGTTCaaaccagcaccagctcctgccagcagtACAAGGTCCAGAGCAATGGTGACTATGGCAAGGCTGGCTTCTTTACCCCTGATCCTTCCCTGGATGTCTCCACAGGGAGCAATTCCTGTCCCAGTAACAGTGACCACTCCAAAGAGCAAGGCTTTGGGCAGATGGATGAACTTCAGCTGGAGGATCTGGGTGAGGATGAGCTGCATTTTGAAGATGCCAGTGAGGAGCTGGGCCCATCAGAGGAGGTTATTGAGCTGAGTGATGACAGTGAGGAGGAGCTGGCCTTCGAGAACGACAGCCGGGATAGCAAGGCCATGCCCTGCCAGGTGTGCAAGAAAGTCCTGGAGCCCAACATCCAGCTGATCCGCCAGCATGCTAGGGATCACGTGGATCTGCTCACCGGGAATTGCAAGGTCTGTGAAACCCACTTCCAGGACCGGAACTCCCGGGTCACTCATGTTCTGTCCCACATTggcatctttcttttctcctgtgaCATGTGTGAGACCAAGTTCTTCACGCAGTGGCAGCTGACCCTCCACCGGCGGGAAGGGGTCTTTGACAACAACATCATCGTCCACCCCAGTGACCCCCTGCCCGGGAAGGTCACAGTCCTTGGGGGGGGGCCTGGCTCCGAGCTGGCCTGTGCTGCCTGCGGGAAGCCACTGGCCAAGGATTTCCACACCATCCGCAGCCACATCCTGGACCATGTGAACTTGAAGAGCCAGATGTGTTCTGTGTGTGACCAGAGGCACCTCAGCATCTGCAGCCTGATGTGGCACACCCTCTCCCACCTGGGCATCTCGGTCTTCTCCTGCTCTGTTTGTGCCAACAGCTTTGTGGATCGACACCTCCTGGAGAAGCACTTGGCCGTTCACCAGAATGTGGAGGAGGCTCTTTTCCGCTGCCACTTCTGTGGCCAGAGCTTCAAGCTAGAAGCAGCCTATCGTTACCACGTCAGCCAGCACAAGTGTGGGGGCAGCCTGGACATCCGACCCAGCTTTGGAGACCGGCTCCATCCGCAGGGCCTGCCGAAGAGAAAGGTGCCAGAGGAGTTCCTGAGTGAAGACCTGGGGCTGCAAACCCAGCCGGGCAACAGCAAGTACAGCTGCAAGGTCTGTGGGAAGAGGTTTGCCCACACCAGCGAGTTCAACTACCACCGGCGGATCCACACCGGGGAGAAGCCCTACCAGTGCAAGGTGTGCCACAAGTTCTTCCGCGGCCGCTCCACCATCAAGTGCCACCTGCGGACGCACTCGGGAGCCCTCATGTACCGCTGCACCGTCTGTGGGCACTACAGCTCCACGCTCAACCTGATGAGCAAGCACATCGGGGTGCACAAGGGCAGCCTGCCCCCGGACTTCACCATCGAGCAGACTTTCATGTACATCATCCATTCCAAAGATGCGGAGAAGAACACAGACAGCTGA